The genomic segment CTCCTGGGTCGAGCGCATGCGTACGCCAGCAGTTATGCGCGCCGCGATCCGCGAGCTGCAGCAGTCGATGGGCAACGAAGTGCGCGAATATTTTGAGATTGAGGCCGATGGTTCGTTCAGTACAGATGTGCTGGTGCTGATGGCTGAACGATAAACGCCAATCGATAGACTTTTTCCGGGCGCGCCCACGGGCGCACCGACTGATGACATGAGGAAAGCATGAGCAAGCAGATTCTGATTCTCCCAGGTGATGGTATTGGCCCGGAAATCATGGCCGAAGCGGTCAAGGTGCTGGAGCTGGCGAACGACAAGTACAGCCTGGGCTTTGAACTCAGCCATGACGTGATCGGCGGCGCTGCCATCGACAAGCACGGCGTGCCGCTGGCCGACGAAACCCTGGATCGTGCCCGCGCTGCCGACGCGGTGCTGCTGGGCGCCGTGGGCGGCCCGAAATGGGACACCATCGAGCGCGACATCCGCCCTGAGCGCGGCCTGCTGAAAATCCGTGCGCAACTGGGCCTGTTCGGCAACTTGCGCCCGGCGATCCTTTATCCACAACTGGCCGAGGCGTCGAGCCTGAAAGCCGAAATCGTCGCCGGCCTGGACATCCTGATCGTCCGCGAGCTGACCGGCGGCATCTACTTCGGCGCGCCACGCGGCGTGCGCGAGCTTGAAAACGGTGAACGTCAGGCCTACGACACCCTGCCGTACAGCGAAAGCGAAATCCGCCGCATCGCCCGTGTCGGTTTCGACATGGCCATGGTCCGCGGCAAGAAGCTCTGTTCGGTGGACAAGGCCAACGTGCTGGCGTCCAGCCAACTGTGGCGTGAAGTGGTCGAGCAGGTGGCCAAGGATTACCCTGAAGTCGAACTCAGCCACATGTACGTCGACAACGCCGCCATGCAGCTGGTGCGCGCACCGAAGCAGTTCGACGTGATCGTCACCGACAACCTGTTCGGCGACATCCTGTCCGACGAAGCGTCGATGCTCACCGGCTCCATCGGCATGCTGCCGTCGGCGTCCCTGGATGCCAACAACAAGGGTATGTACGAGCCGTGTCACGGTTCGGCGCCGGACATCGCGGGCAAGGGCATTGCCAACCCGCTGGCGACCATTTTGTCGGTGTCGATGATGTTGCGTTACAGCTTCAACCAGCAGGATGCGGCCGATGCCATCGAGAAGGCGGTGAGCCTGGTACTGGATCAGGGCTTGCGCACCGGCGACATCTGGTCGAGCGGTTGCACCAAAGTCGGTACGCAGCAAATGGGCGACGCAGTAGTCGCCGCGCTGCGGAATCTGTAATCTCTCGGGCCCGCTGCGACTTTCCCCCATGAAAGCAGCGGCCCACTTTTCAAAGAAGGTGTAGTTGCGATGAAACGTGTAGGTCTGATCGGTTGGCGCGGTATGGTCGGTTCCGTGCTCATGCAGCGGATGCTGGAAGAGCAGGATTTCGATCTTATCGAGCCGGTGTTTTTCACCACTTCCAATGTCGGTGGCCAAGGCCCGTCCGTGGGCAAGGACATTGCTCCGCTCAAGGACGCTTACAGCATTGAAGAGCTGAAAACCCTCGATGTGATTCTGACCTGCCAGGGCGGCGACTACACCAGCGAAGTTTTCCCGAAACTGCGCGAAGCCGGTTGGCAGGGTTACTGGATCGACGCCGCTTCCAGCCTGCGCATGCAGGATGATGCGGTGATCGTGCTGGACCCGGTGAACCGCAAGGTCATCGACCAGCAGCTCGACGCGGGCACCAAGAACTACATCGGCGGCAACTGCACCGTCAGCCTGATGCTGATGGGCCTGGGCGGTCTGTTCGAGGCCGGTCTGGTGGAGTGGATGAGCGCCATGACATATCAGGCGGCCTCCGGTGCCGGCGCGCAGAACATGCGTGAACTGATCAAGCAAATGGGCGCCACCCACGCCGCTGTCGCCGATCAACTGGCCGACCCGGCCAGCGCCATCCTCGACATCGACCGCCGTGTCGCCGAAGCCATGCGCAGCGACGCGTACCCGACCGAAAACTTCGGCGTACCGCTGGCCGGCAGCCTGATCCCGTGGATCGACAAGGAACTGCCGAACGGCCAGAGCCGCGAAGAGTGGAAGGCTCAGGCCGAAACCAACAAGATCCTCGGCCGCTTCAAGAACCCGATCCCGGTGGACGGTATCTGCGTGCGCATCGGCGCCATGCGCTGCCACAGCCAGGCGCTGACCATCAAGCTGAACAAAGACGTGCCGATCGCCGACATCGAAGGGCTGATCAGCCAGCACAACCCGTGGGTCAAGCTGGTGCCGAACCAGCGCGAAATCAGCATGCAGGAGCTGAGCCCGACGAAAGTCACCGGCACCCTGAACGTGCCGGTTGGTCGTCTGCGCAAGCTGAACATGGGCACGCAGTACGTCGGCGCGTTCACGGTTGGCGACCAACTGCTGTGGGGCGCGGCCGAACCGCTGCGTCGCATGCTGCGGATTCTGCTTGAGCGTTGATTGCCTGAAGCGCTGAAAGAACCCGTGCCTTGAAAGAGGTGCGGGTTTTTTTATTCCTGCAGTCTGATATTAGTGGGGTGGCACAGGCAGCACAGATCCCGCCCGAATTGCCTCACCGCCAACCACCCGGTAAAGTGCCGCTCCCCCGTTTCGCCTGAGGTAGAACCATGAGCCAGTCCTTCGATATTGCCGTGATCGGCGCCACCGGTACTGTCGGCGAAACACTCGTCCAGATTCTCGAAGAGCGGGATTTTCCGGTCGCTAACCTGCACCTGCTGGCCAGCAGCGAGTCGGCGGGGCATTCGGTGCCGTTTCGCGGCAAGAACGTGCGCGTGCGTGAAGTCGACGAGTTTGATTTCAGCAAGGTGCAGCTGGTGTTTTTCGCCGCCGGTCCGGCCGTGACCCTGAGTTTCGCTTCCCGCGCCGTCGCTGCCGGTTGCTCGCTGATCGACTTGTCCGGCGCCTTGCCGGCTGATCAGGCGCCACAAGTAGTGCCTGAAGCCAATGCCAAGGTGTTGGCCGGCTTGAAAAAACCGTTCCAGGTCAGCAGCCCGAGCCCGTCGGCCACGACGTTGGCTGTGGTCCTGGCGCCATTGCTGTCGGTCATCGATTTGCAGCGTGTCAACGTGACCGCCAGCCTGGCCGTCTCCGCGCAGGGCCGCGAAGCCGTCACCGAACTGGCTCGCCAGACTGCCGAGCTGCTCAACGTGCGTCCGCTGGAGCCGACTTTCTTCGATCGGCAGATGGCGTTCAACCTGCTGGCTCAGGTCGGCAAACCGGACGAGCAGGGGCATACGCTGCTGGAAAAACGCTGCGTGCGTGAGCTGCGTCAGGTCATGGCCCTGCCTTTATTGAAGATTTCCGTCACTTGCATTCAAGCCCCGGTGTTTTTTGGCGATAGCTTTAGCGTGACCTTGCAGTCAGCGAGCGCCGTGGATCTGGCTAAAGTCAACGCGGCGCTGGAAGATGCACCGGGCATCGAGCTGGTGGAAGCGGGTGATTACCCGACGCCAGTGGGTGACGCGGTGGGGCAGGATGTTGTCTATGTCGGTCGGGTTCGCGCCGGTATTGATGACGTGTCGGAACTTAATGTGTGGTTGACGTCAGATAACGTACGCAAAGGCGCTGCGCTCAATGCTGTGCAGGTGGCTGAGTTGTTGATAAAAGACCTGCTGTAAAAGATACTTGGCAACAATTTGTCGAATGATTCTAGCTGAGCGCTATGCTTGGCCGGAGGGCTTGAAGGCAAGGCACCCTGTGGGGCTTTCCCGGGCATCAAAGAAAACATCGCGCGCGACGACTCTTCGCCGCCGCGCGCAATGCCTTACGGCAGCGGCTATTCAACACCTTCTCGCTGGCCGAGGAATGTTCAAACAAAGGATGAGGCTATGGTTCAAGTTCGCAAACTGGTGTTAGCAATAGCGGCCGCCTCGGCGCTGTCCTCCGGTATGGCGCATGCCCTCGGGCTCGGGGAACTGACCCTGAAATCGACGCAGAACCAGCCGCTGCTGGCGGAAATCGAGCTGCTCGACGTCAAGGACCTCACCGCTGCCGAAGTGGTGCCGAGCCTGGCCTCGCCTGAAGATTTCGCCAAAGCGGGTGTCGATCGCCAGGCCTTTCTCAATGACCTGACGTTTACGCCGGTGATCAACGCCAGCGGCAAAAGCATCCTGCGTGTGACTTCCAGCAAGCCGCTCTCCGAGCCGATGGTGAAATTCCTGGTTCAGGTGATGTGGCCGAGCGGTCGCTTGATGCGCGATTACAGCGTATTGCTCGATCCATCGAAATTCTCCCCGCAAACCGCTGACGCCGCCGCGCAACCCGCGCCGACGCCTGCGATTGCCGCACCGGTGACCGGTGCCACCAAGCCGAGCCAGTACACCACCACGCCGCGCGATACCCTGTGGGAAATCGCGGCGAAGGCGCGTAATGGCGGTTCGGTCCAGCAAACCATGCTGGCAATCCAGGCGCTGAACCCGGATGCCTTTATCGATGGCAACATCAACCGGCTCAAAACCGGCCAGGTCCTGCGCATGCCGGACCCGGTGCAAAGCACCAGCCTGCCGCAATCCAAAGCCATCGCCGAAGTCGCTGCGCAGAACACGGCATGGCGCCAGGGCCGTCGTTATGTGGCCAAGCCTGGCACCGGCAAGCAGCAGTTGGATGCGACCAAGCGCGGTCGTGCTGACGCAGCGTCGACTCAGGCTGCCAAGGACAACCTGAGCCTGGTCTCGGCCGACACCGGCAAGGGCCGTGGCAAGGGCGCGGCGGGTGATGCCAAGGCCATCAGCAACAAGTTGGCGATCACTCAGGAAAGCCTGGACACGACCCGTCGTGACAACGCCGAACTGAAAAGCCGCATGACTGATCTGCAAAGTCAGCTGGACAAGCTGCAACGCCTGATCGAGCTGAAAAACAACCAATTGGCGAAGATGCAGGCTGAAGGCGCAGGGGGGGCTCCTGCAGCCACCGCCGCTGCTCCGGCGATGTCGGCGGAACTGGCGGCCAATCCTGCCGCGACGCCAACCGCTGCCGCTCCAGCGACGCCTGCGCCTGTGGTTACCGCGCCAGAGGCCACGCCGGCTCCGGCTGAAACACCGATTGAGCCGAAGCCTGCGGCCTCTGACGAGCAGACCTTCAACGAGCTGCTGACCAACCCGATCCTGTTGGGGTTGGTGGGTGGCGGCGCCGTGGTGCTGCTGCTCTTGCTGTTGTTGCTGGCGCGTCGCCGCAAGGCCCAGCAGGAAGCCGAAAAACACCTGCGCATGGCCCGTGCCCTGGCCGAGGAGCAAGAGTTCTCCCCGGAGCAGGACTTGCCGGAAAGCAGCTTCGAAGGCCTTGAAGTACCGCCACCCGTCGTGAAACTGGCGACACCGCCGGCTCCTGCGCCAGCACCTGCTCCGGTTATTGCGCCTGTGGTGGTCACGCCGCCGATTGCTGCGCCGCTGGTCGCCCCGGCTGCCGAACGTTCTGATGACGTGTTGGGTCAGGCCCAGTCGCACATCAACGCTGGTCGCCTGAATCAGGCCGCCGCGTTGCTGGAAGAGGGCATCAAGCAAGAGCCACAGCGCAGCGATCTGCGTCTGAAGCTGATGGAGATCTATGGCCAGCAGGGCGACCGTGATGCATTCGTCGGTCAGGAGCGTCAATTGGTGGCCAACGGTGAGAACTTCGCCCAGGTCGAACAGCTGAAAAGCCGCTTCCCGGCGATGGCTGTTGCCGCCGTGGCTGCGGGTGGTATTGCCGCTGCTGCCATTGCTGCCGAACTGGACGCTCAATACGTCAAGGACCTGCTGCTGGACGAGCCGCAAGCGCCTGCTCCTGTAGAAGCATCTGCTCCCGCCGTCGACGACCTCGACAGTGCCTTCGACCTGAGTCTGGATGACCTGGAAGCTGCTTCGCCGGCCGTGGTTGCACCTGCACCGGAGCCTGCCGCCGAGCTGGACGAGTTCCCGCTGGATGACGACCTTAGCTTCGAGTCGGTCTTGCAGCAGCAGACAGACGCCAAGGAAAGCCTCGACGACCTGTCGGATTTCGACCTGGACCTGGACCTCGGTGGCGAAACATCGCCAGCAACCCTGGCCGAGGACGACTTCTTGCTGGATCTGGATGAAGGCGTCAAGGACCTGCCGGGCGTTGAAGTCCCGACGGTGAACGAAGCGGCTCTGGATGACCTTGAACTGCCGGCGGATTTCGATTTGTCGCTGGCCGATGAAATGGCGGCTCCAGAAGCGCCGAACGCGTTCACCAGCGAACTCCACGACGTCAACGCCGAACTCGACCGTCTGTCCCAAAGCATCGGCGAGCCGACGTTCACCGCCGAAGATGCGGCGGCGACCGCTGCCGAGGAGCCTGAGTTCGACTTCCTCTCCGGCACTGATGAAGTTGCCACCAAACTCGACCTGGCTCAGGCCTACATCGACATGGGCGACAACGACGGTGCACGAGACATTCTCAAGGAAGTGGTGACCGAGGGCGATGCCGGGCAGAAGAGCGAAGCGAAGGAAATGCTTTCGCGTCTGGCTTGATGGCTGGGTAAGGTGCAAAAAAAACGGCAGCCTATTGAGGCTGCCGTTTTTATTTTGCCGGTAGTGCGAGGGTGCTTTACAGGCTGCCTTCGCGAGCAGGCTCGCTCCCGCAGGGGTTTTGCGAACGCCACACATCCATACATTCAACACAAAATCAGCTGAAATGCTTAGGCCAGCAAATCCTCATAAAACGCCCCAAACGGCCGGGTAGGGTGGGCAAGCTGGATCTCCAGAATCCACAACCCCACATTCGGGCAATCCTCGAAACTCCCCAGATCACCCGCGCGATAGATCGCATGCGGAAAGTCACTGACCCGGTGGCCCTTGATCTCCAGGTTCAGCTTCCAGCCCATGGCTGTCGCTTGCTCGTCGGCATAACGGTACAGCTCGGGGCCGGCGACCTGATGGGTCCGCCAGTACGCCTCAACCCGATCAAACAGGGTTTTTGCCGCCGCCGCGCAGGCTTGCATTTCAGGATCATCGCCGACCGTGAAGGTGGCACCTGAATCGCCTTCATGAAGGTCCCAGACCACGCCCAGGTCGATAAAGAAAATATCGTTTTCAGCCAGCACCGGATCGCCTTCAGATGGTTGCTTGAAGGTTTTCAGGGTGTTTTCGCCGAAGCGAATCTTCGATGGATGCCAGATGCGGTCCATGCCCAACTCGGTCAGTACTTCGACACTCATGCTCACTGCTTCGGATTCACGCATGCCGGGTTTGACGCGGCGTACCATTTCATCGATGGCTTCCCAGGTCTTGCGTTTGGCGTGGAGCATGCCGTTCAGGCTGTAGGTCGGGCCGACGGCTTCTTTGAGAGTGGCGGTCATCATCAGGTCTCGGTGGGTGGCTGTTTTTCGTTATGTGGGTAGCTATATAGCGAAGTCGACAGGGGCTACGCAATGGCACAAACAGCACGCGCTGCTGGCGTCGTGGTCTGGCGGCCTTATAATGCCTGCCTTTGCTTATATCAGCAGGCTGTTACCCCTTGGCAAATTTAGATAATCCGGCCGCCGAAATGGCGGCCGACGGCTTTTTCCGGATCGCGTTGGGCGTTGAATACAAAGGCTCGCGTTATCGCGGCTGGCAGCGCCAGGCCTCTGGTGTGCCCACGGTCCAGGAAATCCTGGAAAAGGCCTTGTCCAAAGTCGCGAACGCCCCGGTGTCGCTGCACTGCGCCGGGCGCACCGATGCCGGTGTGCATGCCTGTGGGCAAGTGGTGCATTTCGATACTCAGGTCGAGCGTTCGCTGAAAGCCTGGGTCATGGGCGCCAATATCAATTTGCCTCATGACATCAGCGTCAGTTGGGCGAAGGTCATGCCGGCGGATTTTCATGCGCGGTTCAAGGCGATTGCCCGGCGCTATCGCTATGTGATCTACAACGACCAGATTCGCCCGGCGCACCTGAACGAAGAAGTGACCTGGAACCACCGTCCACTGGACGTCGAGCGCATGGCCGAAGCGGCGCAGTACCTGGTTGGCACTCACGATTTCAGCGCTTTCCGCGCCGGACAGTGCCAGGCCAAGTCGCCGATCAAGCAACTGCATCACCTGCGCGTCACCCAGCACGGCAAGATGATCGTCCTGGACATCCGCGCCAACGCGTTCCTGCACCACATGGTGCGCAATATTGCCGGGGTACTGATGACCATCGGTGCCGGCGAGCGCCCGGTGGAGTGGATGAAAGAGGTGCTGGAGAGTCGTGTGCGTCGCACCGGCGGGGTCACGGCGCACCCCTTTGGCCTGTATCTGGTGCAGGTTGAATACCGCGACGAGTTCCCGTTGCCCGAGCGTTACATCGGGCCGCACTTCTTGACCGGCTTCACGGAACTTGACGGCTGACGCCCTCGAACGCTTTTGTTACCATCCGGGACTTTCCCTGATTGGCCTTGGAGTTTCATCGACATGTCAGCCGTTCGCAGCAAGATTTGCGGGATTACCCGCATAGAAGACGCGTTGGCGGCGGTCGAGGCCGGGGCCGATGCGATCGGTTTTGTGTTTTACGCCAAAAGCCCCCGGGCGGTGACGTTTCAGCAGGCCAGGGCGATCATCAAGGCTTTGCCGCCGTTTGTGACCACTGTGGGGTTGTTCGTCAATGCCAGCCGTTGCGAGCTGGGGGAAATCCTCGACGCCGTGCCGCTGGACCTGTTGCAGTTCCACGGTGATGAAGCCGTCGCCGAGTGTGAAAGCTGGAACCGGCCGTACATCAAGGCGCTGCGAGTCAAGGCCGGTGATGACATTGCGGCGGCGTGCGATGCTTTCCCGAGCGCCAGCGGTATTTTGCTCGATGCCTATGTCGAGGGTGTTCCTGGCGGAACCGGCGAAGCGTTCGACTGGTCTCTGATACCGCAAGGCCTGAGCAAGCCGATCATCCTCGCGGGCGGTCTGAATCCGGAAAATGTCGCCGAGGCAATCGCCCGGGTCCGGCCTTATGCGGTGGACGTCAGCGGTGGGGTAGAAGCGAGCAAGGGCATCAAGGATCACGCAAAGATTCAGGCATTCATCAAAGCGGTGCGCTTACGTTGATGTGACGGCTGGCACACTGCCGCCGTCCACAGGCATGGCTGAGGGGTTTTGGGTTGTACGCAGGTCACGTTTCGTTGACCCGGCAGCCCGGCGATCATCGCCACACATATGAATTTAGCTCAAGGGCATACGCGGGGCCGCGAACCAAAGCGTTCGGGCCGCCGGTACTGGAGAAAGAAAGCATGAGCAACTGGTTAGTAGACAAACTGATCCCTTCGATCATGCGTTCCGAGGTCAAGAAGAGCTCGGTGCCTGAAGGTCTGTGGCACAAATGCCCGTCTTGCGAGGCTGTGCTGTATCGTCCGGAGCTGGAAAAGACCCTGGACGTTTGCCCCAAGTGCAACCACCACATGCGTATCGGCGCTCGCGCCCGTATCGACATTTTCCTCGACGCCGAAGGCCGTGCCGAACTGGGCGCGGACCTGGAGCCGGTTGACCGTCTGAAATTCCGCGACGGCAAGAAGTACAAGGATCGCCTGACCGCCGCGCAAAAGGCGACCGGCGAAAAAGACGCACTGATCTCCATGAGCGGCACCCTGCTGGGCATGCCGGTCGTCGTGTCGGCGTTCGAATTCTCCTTCATGGGCGGCTCGATGGGCGCCATCGTCGGTGAGCGCTTTGTTCGTGCCGTCAACTATGCGCTGGAAAACAAGTGCCCGATGATCTGCTTCGCCGCCTCCGGTGGTGCGCGGATGCAGGAAGCGCTGATCTCCCTGATGCAAATGGCCAAGACCTCTGCGGTGCTGGCGCGTCTGCGTGAAGAAGGCATTCCGTTCATCTCCGTGCTGACCGACCCGGTCTACGGTGGTGTTTCCGCCAGTCTGGCGATGCTGGGCGACGTGATCGTCGGCGAGCCAAAGGCCCTGATCGGCTTTGCCGGCCCGCGCGTGATCGAGCAAACCGTGCGTGAAAAACTGCCGGAAGGCTTCCAGCGCAGCGAATTCCTGCTGGAACACGGCGCGATCGACATGATCGTTCACCGTCAGGAGCTGCGTCCGCGTCTGGGTAACCTGCTGGCGCAAATGATGGGCCTGCCGACGCCGACTTTCGTCGCGGCACCTATCGAGCCGATCGTGGTTCCACCGGTACCTGCGAACATATGACCGAGCGCACCCTTGGCGAGTGGCTCGCCTACCTTGAACAGTTGCACCCTTCGGCCATCGACATGGGGCTGGAGCGTTCGCAACAGGTAGCGTCCCGCATGGGGCTGGGCAGGCCGGCACCGAGGGTGATTACGGTCACCGGCACCAACGGCAAGGGTTCTACCTGCGCATTCGTGGCTTCGTTGCTGCGGGCGCAGGGCCTGAGCGTTGGCGTCTACAATTCTCCGCACCTGCTGCGTTACAACGAGCGGGTGCAAGTCAATGGCGTCGAAGCCACTGACGCCGAGCTGTGCGAAGCCTTTGCCGCCGTTGAGGCGGGCCGTGGCGACACTTCCCTGACTTACTTCGAAATGGGCACCCTGGCGGCGTTCTGGCTGTTCACACAGGCCAATCTTGATGCAGTGGTACTGGAAGTCGGGCTGGGCGGGCGTCTGGATACCGTCAATGTGGTCGATGCCGATATTGCATTGGTCACCAGCATCGGTGTCGATCATGCGGATTACCTGGGCAATACCCGCGAATCCGTGGCCTTCGAGAAAGCCGGCATTTTCCGCCAGGGCGCACCTGCGCTCTGTGGCGATCTGAATCCTCCACAACCGTTGCTGGACAAGGTGCGCGAGCTCAGTTGCCCGTTTTTCCTGCGCGGTCGCGATTTTGATCTCGGTATCACCGAACACAACTGGCAATGGCGCGGCGTTGACGCCAAGGGGCGTGTGGTCGAATTGCACGACCTGCCGTTGCTGGATCTGCCGATGGAAAACGCCGCACTGGCCTTGCAGGCGTATCTGTTGCTCGATTTGCCGTGGGTCGATGGGCAAATCATTGAAGCCTTGAGCGCCACTCGCGTGGTCGGCCGGCTCGACCGCCGTCAATTCGACTGGCAGGGCAAGCGCCTGAATTTGATGCTGGATGTGGGGCATAACCCGCATGCCGCCGAGTACCTGGCGCGCCGTCTGGCCAGTCGTCCGCCGGTCGGCAAGCGCCTGGCGGTGTTCGGCTTGCTGTCGGACAAGGATCTGGATGGTGTTGTCGGCGAATTGAATGCTAGTGTCCAGCACTGGGCTGTTGCGCCGCTGGATTCGCCGCGTTCGCGCCCGGTTGCCGAATTAGAGGCCGCCTTGCAGAACCTTGGCGCTTCAGTAACGTCCTATGCCAGCGTGGCTGCCGCTCTGGAAGGGCAGTGTGCGCAAGCAACCAGCGACGACGAAATTCTGTTGTTCGGATCATTTTATTGTGTCGCCGAGGCCCTTGAATGGCTGGCCCGGCGCTCCACGGAGGAAGCGGCAAATGGCTTTGCTGGATAAAGCGTACAAGCAGCGCATGGTCGGTGCCCTGGTGCTGGTGGCGCTGGCAGTGATTTTTCTGCCGATGCTGTTTTCCCGTCAGGATGAACAGCGTCAGGTGGTGGTCGAAGCGCCTGCCGCGCCGCATGCGCCTGCGTTGCCGCAAGTGCAGGTGCAGCCAGTGGTCGTGCCTGAGCCGCAAGCGTTGCCTCAGGAGCCGGTGCCAAGCGATGATGACATTGCCGAACAGCAAGCGCCGTCGACACCGATTGCTCCGGCACCAGCGCCCGTTGCCAAGCCGGTAGCGCAAGCGCAAGCGCCAGCACCTGCGGCCAAGCCAGCGCCGGCACCGGCCCAGCCGATTGCCGCTGCGCCGGCAAAACCGGACACCACCCAGAGCCGCGTCGATGCCAATGGCCTGTCAATCAGCTGGTCGGTGCAACTGGCCAGCCTGTCGAGTCGTGACAGCGCCGAGTCCTTGCAGAAAACCCTGCGCAGCCAAGGCTATAACGCCTACATTCGTTCGGCTGACGGCAAGAATCGGGTGTTTGTCGGTCCGCTGATCGAGCGCGCCGAAGCCGATCGCCTGCGTGACTTGTTGGGCCGCCAGCAGAACCTCAAGGGTTTTGTGGTGCGTTTCCAGCCTGAGCGCGGTTAACGCTATCGCCTTGATTTGCAATGCACTGACAATCGCAGCTTACCGATAAGCATGGGCTCTGCTAAAATGCGCCGCCTTATCCGTCTGTAGGCTGCACTGTGCCATTTACCTGGGTTGACTGGGCGATCGTTGCAATCGTCGCCATCTCCGCATTGATCAGTTTGAGCCGCGGCTTCGTCAAGGAAGCGCTATCGCTGGTGACCTGGATCATCGCAGGAGTCGTCGCCTGGATGTTCGGTGGTTCATTGTCCGAGTACCTCGCCGGATACATCGAAACGCCGTCGGCTCGCGTGATCGCGGGCTGTGCCATCATGTTTGTCGCCACGTTAATCGTGGGCGCAATGATCAATTATCTTATCGGCGAACTGGTTCGCGTCACCGGACTCTCCGGGACCGACCGATTCCTCGGCATGGCCTTCGGCGCCGCGCGTGGCGTGTTGCTGGTGGTCGTGGCGGTCGGGCTCTTGAGCCTGGGGCCGGTACAGCAGGACGGGTGGTGGAAAGAATCACAACTCGTGCCAAAATTTTTATTGGTTGCAGACTGGTCCAAAAACCTGATCCTGGGGTGGAGCAGTCAGTGGCTTGCCAGCGGTATCAGCGTACCCGCTGAACTACCGTTCAAGGAGCATCTCTTGCCGACGGCCAAAACGCCTCAGTGAGTTGTGTTCAGTTCAGATCCATTAAGTAGGGGTTGCGTCGCATGTGTGGCATCGTCGGTATCGTCGGTAAGTCGAACGTCAATCAGGCGCTGTATGACGCGCTAACCGTCCTCCAGCACCGCGGCCAGGACGCTGCCGGTATTGTCACCAGCCATGATGGCCGGTTATTCCTGCGCAAGGACAATGGTCTGGTGCGTGACGTGTTTCATCAGCGTCATATGCAGCGCCTGGTCGGTCACATGGGTATCGGCCATGTGCGTTACCCGACCGCAGGCAGCTCGACGTCGGCCGAAGCTCAACCGTTTTACGTCAACTCGCCTTACGGCATCACCCTGGCGCACAACGGCAATCTGACCAACGTTGAACAACTGGCCAAGGAGATTTACGAATCTGACCTGCGCCACGTCAACACCAATTCCGATTCGGAAGTGCTGCTCAACGTGTTCGCACACGAGCTGGCCCAGCGCGGCAAGTTGCAGCCG from the Pseudomonas sp. N3-W genome contains:
- a CDS encoding phosphoribosylanthranilate isomerase, which codes for MSAVRSKICGITRIEDALAAVEAGADAIGFVFYAKSPRAVTFQQARAIIKALPPFVTTVGLFVNASRCELGEILDAVPLDLLQFHGDEAVAECESWNRPYIKALRVKAGDDIAAACDAFPSASGILLDAYVEGVPGGTGEAFDWSLIPQGLSKPIILAGGLNPENVAEAIARVRPYAVDVSGGVEASKGIKDHAKIQAFIKAVRLR
- the accD gene encoding acetyl-CoA carboxylase, carboxyltransferase subunit beta, giving the protein MSNWLVDKLIPSIMRSEVKKSSVPEGLWHKCPSCEAVLYRPELEKTLDVCPKCNHHMRIGARARIDIFLDAEGRAELGADLEPVDRLKFRDGKKYKDRLTAAQKATGEKDALISMSGTLLGMPVVVSAFEFSFMGGSMGAIVGERFVRAVNYALENKCPMICFAASGGARMQEALISLMQMAKTSAVLARLREEGIPFISVLTDPVYGGVSASLAMLGDVIVGEPKALIGFAGPRVIEQTVREKLPEGFQRSEFLLEHGAIDMIVHRQELRPRLGNLLAQMMGLPTPTFVAAPIEPIVVPPVPANI
- the folC gene encoding bifunctional tetrahydrofolate synthase/dihydrofolate synthase, which gives rise to MTERTLGEWLAYLEQLHPSAIDMGLERSQQVASRMGLGRPAPRVITVTGTNGKGSTCAFVASLLRAQGLSVGVYNSPHLLRYNERVQVNGVEATDAELCEAFAAVEAGRGDTSLTYFEMGTLAAFWLFTQANLDAVVLEVGLGGRLDTVNVVDADIALVTSIGVDHADYLGNTRESVAFEKAGIFRQGAPALCGDLNPPQPLLDKVRELSCPFFLRGRDFDLGITEHNWQWRGVDAKGRVVELHDLPLLDLPMENAALALQAYLLLDLPWVDGQIIEALSATRVVGRLDRRQFDWQGKRLNLMLDVGHNPHAAEYLARRLASRPPVGKRLAVFGLLSDKDLDGVVGELNASVQHWAVAPLDSPRSRPVAELEAALQNLGASVTSYASVAAALEGQCAQATSDDEILLFGSFYCVAEALEWLARRSTEEAANGFAG
- a CDS encoding SPOR domain-containing protein, coding for MALLDKAYKQRMVGALVLVALAVIFLPMLFSRQDEQRQVVVEAPAAPHAPALPQVQVQPVVVPEPQALPQEPVPSDDDIAEQQAPSTPIAPAPAPVAKPVAQAQAPAPAAKPAPAPAQPIAAAPAKPDTTQSRVDANGLSISWSVQLASLSSRDSAESLQKTLRSQGYNAYIRSADGKNRVFVGPLIERAEADRLRDLLGRQQNLKGFVVRFQPERG
- a CDS encoding CvpA family protein, whose translation is MPFTWVDWAIVAIVAISALISLSRGFVKEALSLVTWIIAGVVAWMFGGSLSEYLAGYIETPSARVIAGCAIMFVATLIVGAMINYLIGELVRVTGLSGTDRFLGMAFGAARGVLLVVVAVGLLSLGPVQQDGWWKESQLVPKFLLVADWSKNLILGWSSQWLASGISVPAELPFKEHLLPTAKTPQ